The segment GCGGCTTGACCGcctgagccagctgctgctgcttgtagTCGCCTGCCCCACGTGCGGGAGGGGAGTGAGGAGGATGCGGAGCCATCCCGGAATGGGTGGAGCAGGTCCCAGGGGCTTCTGGGTGCCCCTGTGGAGCTCCATCCCCTTGGGGGCCTCGAGGCTGAGCACGGGGGTCCCGGCGAGCCCCTGTCCCCTTGCATGACGCTTGGCTGCGACCGTCACTGCGTGGCTGTGGGCGCCGTGTCCGTCACCTCACCACTGCTCCGTGACCCCCGGATCCTGCACCGCCCGCGGCGCTGCTCCTCTCCTCTAGAGATAAAACCTGCTGGAGCCAAACCTGCCTCCTGGAGTGCTCATTGCAGGGGGATGGgtggcaggacagggctgggggaatAGCAAAGCCTGGTGGGTTTCCCAAGCCGGGTCAATGCTGGGCCAGGATGTTCCCTGGTTTTGTGCATCCTCAGAGCCTGGGAGAGTGGGACCACAGGCAGCTTCTCCTCCCTGTCCAAGTCGTGGTGGGTGCAAGGTCAGCATCCTTTCGCAATCACGATTCCAGAGAAAAATCACTGGGTTCCCACCTCTGAGGGAACAGCCCGAGTGCTTTAGGGTGGTGTTGTCCTTGTTTATGAGGCAGTTTCTCAGAGCGCTGGCCAAGCGTGCTGGCCTGGTCGGGCTCCATGCGCTCGGGCTGCGCCAGACGGTCACAGGGAGCCCCTTTCCCAGGCCACttccctcctggggctgcaggctgaCGGCTCCAGCCTGTTGGACAGCATCAGCATGCATCATAGTCTTTGGGGTCAAGTATGCCTATTTTGTCCTCCCCATGGAGCTATCCTCAAGTGAAAGTTCCCCCTGACTTGCCCCCTGCCTTTCTCTGATGGAGTGACTCCCTCAGTGGGCAAGAGAAAGGTTATGGATGACATTTATCCTTATTTCTATACAGCCTGGAGACAATCCCAGCCAACATCCTTCTCTCTGCAGTGGAGAGAGCTGGATTCCATGGATGGATTGTCAGATGGATAAGGGATTGGCTGGATGGTCACATCGAGGGAGTCAGTGGCTCACAGTGGCCATCAGTGACCGGTGGTGTCCCAGGGTCTGTACTGGGACCAGTGACATTTGAGATCTCCATCACTGGCACAGAGGGTTCGGGGCGccctcagcaggtttgcaggtgacaccaggctGAGGGTGCAGTGACACTCCTGAAGGACAGGGTCATCCAGAGGGCCCTGGACAAGCTCCAGAAGGGACTCATGGGAATCTCCTGAGGTTTAACATCAccaagtgctggtgctgcccctgggtcAGAGCAAACCGTGGgatcagccaggctgggggtgagtagagggagcagccccatgagaaggacttggggctGCAGGTGGTGAGGGCTGGCCATgccccaaccctgccctgggtTGATccccagcgtgggcagcaggaaagggattgGGAttgtgcccctctgcccctctcaggtgagaccccatgtgcagagctgccccagccctggggcccagcacaggaaggacctggagctgctggagagagtccagaggaggcaccagggtgagcagagggatggagcagctctgctaggaggaaaggctggcacagctgggattgttcagcctggaacaGAGAAGCTCTGGGGTGACCTCACTGTCAGTACCTGAAGGAACCAACaaggaagctggagaaggactttggacaagggcctggagtgacacaccaagagggaatggcttcccactgccgCAGGGTTATAtgggatatcaggaagaaatttatCCCTGTGAGGGAgttgaggccctggcacagggtgcccagagcagctgtggctgcccctggatccctggtagtgtccaaggccaggttggacagggcatGGAGGcacctgggctagtggaagatgtccctatccatggcagggagttgaATGAGATGGGCTTCcaggtctcttcccacccaaaaccattccatgattttagtGCTTTTCCCCTAACTGAACACTATTTTTAGCCTTTGGAGGAAGATGGTAACTTTTGTCTCCTCCCTGGACTCGTGAGCAGCAGACCTTGCTGATGGAGGCAGCATTGCTGCTCTTGACTAAGAATCTGCTTCGGAGACCCCAAGCAGAGACCTGgcttctcctggagctccatTTCCTGGATGGGAAATGGGCTCTTTCACTCTCCCATGTGCCACTCCACTTTGGGGGAGCCCCAACccattccttccctccctccctcagccgTGGACCTCACACCTGCCTCACCACCAGCCTCTCAGAGTCTCTGAGGGTGGTTTGAAGGGAAGTGGCTCAGTACAGCTGCTGGcattttccagagctggaatCATCTGCATTCACCGCTCGATATTCCCggctgaggcagggcagggtgacagcaggTCATGTGGAAAATCTGTcggcagcactgccctgcagcaaaCAGGTTTAGGGTGTGAATGGGGACAGGGCTCAGACCAGCTGCACGCTGAGGGACAGGAGTCACTGCAGCCCCCACACCTcatttccaccaaaaaaaatacccagaggGCCAAATTCCTGGGAGAAAACAGACAGGAACAGCCACTGAATTCTGAGGATGAGCAGGAGGGGCCTGACTGTGCTCCCAGACTTCTCAGCACATCCTGCCCACCCTGAAGAGAGGGCAGAGCAAGCCTCCAGAAGCAGcctgcaggggaaggcaggctgccagggccctggaggggctgagctCCCACTGGGGTTTTCTGGGATGCTGCAAGGAGCAGTTGGGAGCCCggagggcagcaccagcagcagccaaggatGACGAGCACGGCACGGCACGTAGGCAGCCAACAGCCCAACTTCTCTAGGAATTGTGTCAGTGTGGCCTCAAGGGCACAGTGATTGCTCCACCAGCCCCATGACCAAATCCTGATGGACACTTCCTTTGATCACTCATATCCCGGAGAAGCTGGGGGTCCAGCTCACCCCAACAGCAACTCCCTTGTTCCTTGACATGGACAGGCCAAGGGCTTGGGAGAAGACTTGCACTCAGCAGGGTGAGTCTCCCAGGCCCTGGATGTCAAAGAAAGTCTTGGACATCATAAATCGCACAAGTGCAGCTGAGTTTAACACAAAAGTCAAGAACAAAGGTCATTTGAGGAGTTAAAGGCATCAGCAAATCTCCCCCTGAGTCATGAGGGTCAAGCTGTGTCTGTTCCCACCACGATCAGGCAAACAGGCTTGTGGACACAGGGCTGTCACCATCCCTGAGGAGCATTCCTTCCTGGAAGCACAGCCTGGACACTGCACAAACAGGGACGGGGGGCCATGGAAAGGCCACGtcagcagtgcagcactggCAGACAGGGAGGGCTCATGTCCTGTATCTCAGGGCCATCATCCTGCCCAGGTGGCTCTGCACTGAGCTTTCCTCAGCACCTCTTTTGctccctgcctttgctgtggTTGCAAGAAGGTTGTAAGAcagcccagtgtccctgcagagcagtgctgggagcaggctcACCGTTCCAGAGGTGCAGTGAAGCGGGAAGGCGCggggctcccagccctcctcctgctccacaggGCTCACAATGCACTCCCTGAACCAGAGGTAATGGAGCAGTGCCCCCAGCCAGGCCTTTGCTGAACTCCAGCCACCACTTACACAGCCTTGAGGGATAATTGGGTTTATTTGGTATGTCACAACAGTTTAGTTTGTTCTTAACAACTCTATAAAACTTGGTAAATACAGTTTTATCAGTGAAAGAGCAACACCCACCCCTGATGCCTGTGCAAAGCAGGCAGAATGCCCAGGGCCTTTTAACTGGGATGTTTCTTTAAGCTGCTCTAATGCCTGCAGGGAATGCTGGGGTGAGAGTACAGCTGAGCATTCAGGATGTGGGAGTCATTCCTGGTTCACCtaggctgctctgagctttcCTTTGGGCTGCCTGACCGGCAGGCGCTGCATGCACCAGGGAGGACCTGAGGAaatcagccaggagctggaaaagaaattaataactGGACATTGACCTTCACCACCTCCACCAGACAGGTCTTGGTGACTATCTCAGGCAATGTCTCCCTGTCAGACTCCACCAAACCAGATCTCTGCAGTACAAACTGCCCTCAGAGGTGTTGTGCACCCCCAGGCTGGCTGAGGGGTGGAGTCCCTCCCAGCCatcagcaggctctgctctccttcgGATCACACagcacctctggctgcagccctgttcccttctgctttcctgATTTGCCTGCAGCTCCCATCCAAGAGCCCCAGCCACACAGGGGACAGTGTCAGAGGCTGCTGCACAAGCAGGAAATCTCCAGAGAAGAagcatcccatcccatgccatcccatcccatcccatgccatcccatcccatgccatcccatccccatcccatgcCGGAGGCtttggctgcagccagggatgtGGGCAGGACAGCGCcgcagggctggggctccagggAGGTTGGAAGGGGGATGGGTGCTGTcactcctcctgcagctccttcttctGGAAGGCCTGGAGCCTCCTCACCACCGTCTGCTGGATGatctccagcccctctgcatcCAGTTCCTTCATGAGAAGCAGGATGGCATTCAGGACATTGTTCTGTGGGGATAAGGCACACACTGCTTTGTACCAGCAAGCCAGGACAAGGACACTCGATTTGCCCTGTTCTTTCTAggagctcctcctcctccaccaccaccaccaccaccaccacggTCAGCAGTTTGGAGCAGCCACCTGCAGCCACTGGACCGGGACTAACAAGCCAGCCCTCGGGGCAAACACAGGCAGAGGCGCATGTGGCACGTGACGGGGCTGGAATGCAGGACAAACCCATCCATCCTCCACCCAGCCCGGTGCCGGCTGCCCACAGCCTCTGGCTGCCGGCCATGCTCCAGCCTGCCTTCTGTCAGGAAAGGCACCTCCCGGAGCGGCTGCACttgctctccagcctgtgtAGGATGGGAAAGGACAGCCCTGCTTTGAGGAATGGGGAGAGCTTGTGCTCTCTGCAAAGGACCCTTGAaggtccccagccctgccaccaccaCAGGACCATTGCCAACGCCAGGTCGTGGCTCTGTCAAATCATGTCCTGAAGGACTCCAGGGAGAGATTCCACAGCCTAAACAGCTGTCCTTCTAGGGAGAATCTTTTGCCCAacatccaacctgaacctcttCAGCTGCAATGGGGGACCACTTCTCCCATTTTTAGAAGTCAGAGCCTGTGGTACTGCTCTAGGCAGCTATGGCAGAGAGGCAGTGTGGATTAGATCTTGCTCTGCTGATTGATGCAATGGTACCGAGTCCAGCACTCTGCAATTCCCAGCTGAACCACCAAAATCCAGATTCACCCAAGGCTACATGATGGAGGGTGCTGAGGAACCACTTAAGtttcctgctcagcagccacTTCCCAAGGTTTGACCCTTCTCTTGCTAAAGAAACACTTCCTAATTTCCAGTCTgaacctgccctggcacagctttgaaCCATTCCCATGTATCCTATCACTGGATCCCAAGCAGAACACTCAGCATCCCTTCCCTATAtcccctcctcaggaagctgcagagggGCATGAGGTCATCCCTTGGCCTCCTTCTCTCCAAACAAACCCACAGCCCTTAGCTGCTCCTGGACATTTCTTCCAGCCCTGGCATCAGCTCTGTTCCCCTCCTCTGGGGACACCCAAGGCTCTTGACGTCCTTCAatgctggggctcagccctgcatacaaggaaaagcaatttggtttttaaaaggtACTCACTCTCTTCTTGCAGCTGCAGTCTGTCTcttgaggggaaaaggaggagtaTTTATCCCTGGGAACAGGCTTCATATCAAGCTCATCCTGAGTTTTGctaaaaaaagggaggaaaagcaaatgttatTATGACCAGGTGGGAGAACCTTTCTCTGCCAGGCCAATCCTTCCTCATCACAGGCAACCATGCAAGGAGTACCCAGCTGGAagaccccagggaatgggctgGAGCTCCCAGATCAGAGAGGATCCACCCCTGCCTGCACATGCAGCTGATGAGCTCAAGCCACCCCCGAGAGCAGAGGCTGTTTGGCAGACACAGAACCAGCCCCACTgaaccagcacagctccactgcagcaACCAGCACAATGGGAACCTGCACCGGCTGTGGGCCTGGCCCCTGGAATGTCAGGCTCCTTTCCTGCTACACATGAATTCAGCCCAGGAAtgctggcagctgcccagccctcacttggtctcctccaggctgcagctgagcagctggctCTCGGGCTCCGTGCTGGATCCGGCGGTGCTGGACGCGGTGCTGGACCAGCCGTTCTCCAGGCGGCTGCGGGCCGGCGGCGCCGTGATCTCCACGCCATCCACCAGGGCCTGCGACAGCTCCTCCTCTGTCACAGCTGCAAAGGCCACAACAAATGCCTGTTGCTACCAACTGCAGCAGCCCGAGGGGATGGCATCTCCAGCGGGGCaagttctgctgctggagagctgttCAAAAGGGGTTTGGTCCTAGAGCTGTCTGGCATTTTGCTTTCaccctcctcctgcagtgaaACCTGTGCAGGAGAATGCTGGAAGCAATCACCAGCCTCCCAAAGCGAGAAGGGTATCAGGGAGGGATGCAAACATGCTTTACTATTTCTGGTCTCTGGAGAAGGCTCCAAAAGCAACCAAATTTCTGTTActggatggagaaaaaaaaaaaacagagaagcttttctacagcagcagatCCAGTTATAGAACCTTTGTCTGGCCACAGCAAAGAGAGAGCTCTAAAAACCACTAATTAGTGGTACTGTCCGAGCTATAATGAGGCACTCAGTCCTGCTACCatagggaagggaaaaggggataGGGAAAAGGGCATAGGCAAAAGGGGATGGATAGGCAAAAGGGgatggaggaagaggaggcagatggaaaaggggaagagaaacagaaaaggaagacaaagagAGCAAACAGCTTAGAAGCACTGGATCTAACTCAACCTCTAACACCTCTTGACTCTAGGAAAACTCAAGGACACCCTCGAGAGGAGCCAACACGTCCCCGTTTCCCAGGTGGCGCTGGTCTGGCGCTGTCTGCAGGTGACCACAGCCCACCCTGGTGGCCCGGGGCTGTTTGCAGGTGACCAGAGCCCACCCTGGTGGCCCGGGGCTGTTTGCTGGTGACCAGAGCCCACCCTGGTTGTCGAGcttctgcaggctgggcaggttGCGCAGCACAGTCATGCGGTAGCGGTGCGGGTCGGGCCCGCAGCAGGGGTTCTCCGCCAGCCACAGCACCCGCAGCCGCGGCAGCGTCTTCAGGTAGAACAGCTCATCAAGGCTCCTGATGTTGTTCCTCCTCAGGTACAGCTCGCTCAGGTTCTGGCACTGGTGCAGTGGCTCGAGGTCCGAGATGCCGTTCACGCTGCGGAGACATGGTCAGAGCCCATCCTGCCCCATGCAGGGGGGAGCACAGCACTTCCCAGTCCCCTTTCCTGCAACAGCCTGCCCCCAGCATGAAGGGGCCTTCAGCCCATGACTTGTGGCATTTTATCTTTGTCAGCAGAGGGAAGAATTGAAAGAGCTGTTGCTCCACCCCGCTGAGGATGAGAGCCTCTTCCTCCCCCAAACCTGCCGCCTTTTCTGTAGCAGCCCCTCAGACCCACACAAGGAGAATCCGTGTAAGATTCCCAAGTTAAAAGGCTCCAATTCACAGAGCATTGGCTCCATGGAATCCCCAGGATAGGTGAAAGCTGAGCATATTATGGAAAGGGAAAGCTCTAACTgatcacaaaatatttcaacaaGTATTTCAGAAACAGGCCACAAAGAGAGGCCAAGTACATCCCTGTCGAAACTATGGAGTAGAATTTCAAGAGCAACAGTCCTAAGGGGTTTTATCACTTGTCAAAACAGAGAATATTTTCTCAAGAGCACAGGGAGTAGTGCAGAGGAGCCACTGAGGAATAATCCTGTCTGTATCTCTGCTGCTTGAGAAATGGGGCACGAAGAGCCAGGCAACTCACACACACAACCCCAGCAACATGGGAAGAAAGCATCCCCAGGAAAAGGTgatttccctgccctctccaaAGCTGGCAAACTGGCATTCACCTGAACGTGATCACCTCGATGTTGGGTAAATCCCGGCATATGGATATCTGGGCAGCAAGAGACAGAAACAACAAGTTGGCACATGtggggaaaaatataaataaaccCAACTGAAATCACAAAAAGCACCATCAGGAATTTGGCATTGCTTCACTCTAACATGAACTTAACAACACCAGAGATTTTCTGACACAGCAAGGGCAgtgtcagcagctcctccagcctctgctcaggAGTGGAAGTGCAGTTACCAGCCAGTGTCACATTGCTCTTCTGCTCCAGCAACTCTGCAGCCTCCACACGCAAGAAAggctccctcccacccctgccagccctcccctAGCAACGGAACCTAAATCCAAAACCACCACAGAGGTAGGACTCAGGGTCCTGCTCTCCGAGGCTCCATGCTGGGcctcagaaagaaattttccGATGTGGAAACAGCAGTGATGACATTTTTTTTATGGTGTGAGATGCTAATCAACCCTgaaaagccctgcagagcacaggcaccAGGCCAGCCCGAAGCCAGGccctccccactgccctgccaaCCCCATGGCCTCTATGGTGTCCCCGCTCCAGCTGTGGGCCCAGGCTCCTCTGGCTCCTCCAGTACTTACATCCGTCAGGTGGCTGCCCCTGCAAGAGGAGAGGGGAGtcagggagagcacagcagggctcagcctccCCTTGCACCCCCCACAGCCGGGTTCACAaccccagcccccagcctggccccaccaaactgctccagcacagTCTGTCATGGGCCTTGCTGTgcctctcctttcccagccctgactgctCTCTCTCACCCAGCCCTACCTGATACccctcacccagcactgcccattCCCCACTCCCGCCCATCTGCCCCTACCCACCCCTGTCccacctccccatccctgcctgatacccagctccctccctcctgccctccctccatccttgtctcccctccccatccctgacACCCAGatccctccttcctgccctccctccacCCTTGTCCCCCCTCCCCATGCCCGTGTCCCCAGCGTCACCCCTGCCTATCCCAcctccatcccttcctgtcccctcctcATCCTGGCCTGCCACCCCACCTCCacccctgcccatcccctctcctgatcccagcctgtgctcccagcccaggcctGCCTGTCCCCCCCTCCATCACTGTCCTCTCAGCCTCATCCGAGCCTGTCCTCCTTCCTcatccctgcctgtccccccCTCAGCCCCAGTTCCCGGCCccttgtccctgctgtccccgcGCCCACCAGCAGTTGAGGCGGCGGACGCCGTCGAGCGCGGCCGCCTTGGCCTGTGCCAGCACGGCCGCCCGGCTCAGCCTCATGCCGAGCCGGGCCGCGGCTGCAGGGGCGGCACCGCTGGGCTCAGGCCCCGCCCGGCCGGGGCGGCTCCGCAGCTCCGGGGCTGGATTCgcctcctcctccccgccccgccgcgggcCAGGCACGGCCGCAGCCCCCTGGGCTGGATTCGCCTCCTCCTcgccgccgcccccgggccccgccgcgccccgcccgcccgaGCGCCGCTGCCGCAACGGGCGCGCGTTCAGGTGGTTGGTTATTCGTGTTTACGGGTAAATCCTATTAGGAGTTTAATTATGTCTTATTAGAGAATGTTTTGTACACAGAGCTGCGCCTTTGTGGGTGTATATTTATGTGGAAGGAtcaccatggaatggtttgggctggatgggaaaagcccatctcattccaaagCCCTGACACGGGCAAGGACTACTTTCACTATCTCgggttgctccaagtcctgtccagaCCGCCTTGAAGACGTCTAGGGTTGGGCACAGTTTGcttctctaggcaacctgtaccagggcctcaccaccctcacattgaggattttttccctaatatctaATCGAAACCCACTCCTTCAATTTGAACCCATTTCCCCTTGAAATAACACATGAGTGTATAATTTTAAACACTCGTGTGGTTTATGTGACTTTACACATATATCCCCATATACCCCTCTATCAATACACAAATGCAGAgtgcataaataaaatatatctacATTTTctataataaatttataaataaataaatctattttctataataaatatataacttATGCCCTctcacccatccctgcctgctccccatTTGCATCCTTGACCCCCTCTCTTCTCAATCAGTTCCTAAACATTCCAACAGGTGATAGTTCAGCCCTTGAACTATTGTACAAATAATAGTTAATTACTATCTCAAGAATGACTAATACAGCACTACAGTTTCTTACTCCTCTTATCCCATGTGACAATAAGAAAACTAACACTCACCTTTGACTCAGCCTTCGGACTCAAGGGGTTCAGGACTCGTTTTTACAGAGCCAAAGTCCTTTAGGAATCTTCTGGACTACTGGGTTTCTACACCACCGTATGATGTGGTGCAGGGAAACCTCCAGTTTGTATCTTTGTGGGTGTAACAGCAGCAGGTGGTTAAATGGGAGAGCTGGAATAAAAAGGTCTGGAGAAGCAGTATGGTTAGCCCAAAAAAGGGATTAATGCAGTTTCccagtgtttttctgtgtgtttccaCCTGATTTGGCAACAGAAACAACTGCAGGATGGGGGCTGGGTGTTCCCTGTTTGGTTGTGTGGGTGTTT is part of the Serinus canaria isolate serCan28SL12 chromosome 9, serCan2020, whole genome shotgun sequence genome and harbors:
- the CFAP410 gene encoding cilia- and flagella-associated protein 410 — translated: MRLSRAAVLAQAKAAALDGVRRLNCWGSHLTDISICRDLPNIEVITFSVNGISDLEPLHQCQNLSELYLRRNNIRSLDELFYLKTLPRLRVLWLAENPCCGPDPHRYRMTVLRNLPSLQKLDNQAVTEEELSQALVDGVEITAPPARSRLENGWSSTASSTAGSSTEPESQLLSCSLEETNKTQDELDMKPVPRDKYSSFSPQETDCSCKKRNNVLNAILLLMKELDAEGLEIIQQTVVRRLQAFQKKELQEE